A genomic window from Candidatus Liberibacter americanus str. Sao Paulo includes:
- a CDS encoding serine aminopeptidase domain-containing protein, whose protein sequence is MQQKTQLIENLITDNIANHQTNFSPRAAILICQSIEENIEDYSLFCKHLTDEAISIYIYNYLDTKKISNNIDYNDRKYNNITNNVMTLRKSISENHGNIPVFLFGYSFGTIIALSTIAKYPKDFSGIILWNPDLYFEKYNCLITKIILASEKFFKGSDTPSRFMRHITSNIMIRNSKNWQSFLNESLSDLDPNIEKTKLKSEAYNLPISIWTELISLANNINSAGYFNSIPRSTSFFLIGGGNITKGIEDYSQIQNLSSRLYKEEFCDVSLMILPHDQIDKLKNKTNNKAIKEIYNWIFKSYLPKVTPLIEYYKK, encoded by the coding sequence ATGCAACAAAAAACGCAACTAATTGAAAATTTAATAACAGATAATATAGCCAACCATCAAACAAACTTCTCTCCTCGAGCCGCTATACTAATCTGCCAAAGCATTGAAGAAAATATCGAAGATTATTCATTGTTTTGTAAGCATCTTACTGATGAAGCCATATCAATTTATATATATAACTATCTAGATACAAAGAAAATATCCAATAATATTGATTATAACGACCGTAAATATAATAATATTACGAATAATGTAATGACATTACGAAAATCAATTTCTGAAAATCACGGTAATATACCTGTTTTTTTATTCGGATACTCGTTTGGAACAATTATAGCTCTATCAACTATTGCAAAATATCCTAAAGATTTTTCCGGAATTATTCTATGGAATCCAGACTTGTACTTTGAAAAGTATAATTGTCTTATTACAAAAATAATATTAGCATCAGAAAAATTCTTCAAGGGATCCGATACACCTAGTAGATTTATGCGCCATATAACATCAAATATAATGATCAGAAACAGCAAAAATTGGCAATCCTTTTTAAACGAATCATTATCAGATTTAGACCCAAACATAGAAAAAACAAAACTAAAAAGTGAGGCTTATAATTTACCTATATCAATATGGACAGAATTAATCTCATTAGCAAATAATATAAACTCTGCGGGATATTTCAATTCAATACCAAGATCTACTTCTTTTTTCCTAATCGGTGGAGGAAATATCACAAAGGGAATTGAAGATTATTCTCAAATACAGAATCTATCATCAAGACTATATAAAGAAGAATTTTGCGATGTATCTCTTATGATTCTACCACATGATCAAATTGATAAATTAAAGAATAAAACAAACAATAAAGCAATCAAAGAAATATATAATTGGATATTTAAATCATATTTACCAAAGGTTACGCCCCTAATAGAATATTATAAAAAATAG
- the smpB gene encoding SsrA-binding protein SmpB, whose product MNSKSRNKLSRKIISENRKARYNYHIVRSYESGVVLTGTEVKSLRVGKVNISESYAVCENNEIWWLNAHIPEYTQANRFNHVPLRRRKLLLCRKEINRLYAAVRLDGMTLVPMKIYFNEKGIAKIDLAIAKGKKNYDKRETEKKRDWDRQKSRLLREH is encoded by the coding sequence ATGAATTCTAAATCTAGAAATAAATTATCTAGAAAGATTATATCCGAAAATCGGAAAGCTCGATATAATTATCATATTGTTCGTTCATATGAATCAGGTGTTGTATTGACTGGCACTGAAGTTAAGTCGTTGCGAGTAGGAAAGGTAAATATTTCTGAGTCTTATGCCGTTTGTGAAAATAATGAGATTTGGTGGTTAAACGCGCATATTCCGGAATATACTCAGGCTAATAGATTTAATCATGTTCCACTAAGACGTCGTAAGCTTTTGCTATGTAGAAAAGAGATAAATCGTTTGTATGCAGCTGTTCGTCTAGATGGCATGACACTTGTCCCAATGAAAATTTATTTTAATGAGAAGGGGATTGCAAAAATTGATCTTGCTATTGCTAAAGGTAAGAAAAATTATGATAAGCGTGAGACAGAAAAAAAACGTGATTGGGACCGCCAAAAAAGCCGTTTACTTCGGGAGCATTAA
- the dapA gene encoding 4-hydroxy-tetrahydrodipicolinate synthase, translated as MFQGSIPALITPFTKDDLIDEISFCEHIEWQISEGSTGLVPAGTTGEASTLSHEEHCKVVELCVKASAGRVPVMAGAGSNNTKEAIELARHCKNIGADALLVVIPYYNKPNKKGLLEHFGLIATSVDLPIYIYNNPSRTVIEMSTDTMSELAKRHSNIVGVKDATGRIELVSGQRIACGHDFVQLSGEDSSALGFNAHGGIGCISVTANVAPKLCAEFQDATRRGDYSLALEYQDRLMPLHQALFMETSICGVKYALSRLGRNIPIFVRSPMVSSLEKSTIMAIDQALEYADLKTG; from the coding sequence ATGTTTCAAGGTTCTATTCCTGCTCTTATTACGCCGTTTACAAAAGATGATTTAATTGATGAAATTTCTTTTTGTGAGCATATTGAATGGCAAATATCTGAGGGTTCTACTGGACTTGTTCCTGCTGGTACTACTGGTGAAGCTTCGACTTTATCGCATGAAGAACATTGTAAGGTTGTTGAGTTATGCGTAAAGGCTTCTGCTGGTCGTGTTCCTGTTATGGCTGGAGCTGGTTCTAACAATACTAAGGAAGCTATTGAGTTAGCTCGACATTGTAAAAATATCGGTGCTGACGCATTATTAGTTGTTATTCCTTATTATAATAAGCCGAATAAAAAAGGCTTATTAGAGCATTTTGGTTTGATTGCAACGTCGGTTGATTTGCCGATTTATATTTACAACAATCCAAGTCGTACAGTTATTGAGATGAGTACTGATACGATGTCGGAGTTAGCAAAGAGGCATTCTAACATAGTTGGAGTGAAGGATGCTACAGGAAGGATTGAGTTGGTTTCTGGACAGCGTATTGCCTGTGGACATGATTTTGTTCAGCTTTCAGGAGAAGATTCTTCTGCTTTAGGTTTTAATGCTCATGGAGGTATTGGCTGTATTTCTGTAACAGCAAATGTAGCCCCCAAGCTTTGTGCTGAATTTCAAGATGCAACACGTAGAGGTGATTATAGCTTGGCACTTGAATATCAAGATAGGCTTATGCCTCTCCATCAGGCTTTATTCATGGAGACTTCTATATGTGGAGTTAAATATGCTTTATCTCGTTTGGGCAGAAACATTCCTATTTTTGTTAGATCACCTATGGTTTCTTCTCTTGAAAAGAGTACCATTATGGCTATTGATCAGGCGCTTGAATATGCGGATCTTAAAACGGGATAA
- the hisS gene encoding histidine--tRNA ligase, which produces MEKEVKIKAELPRGFVDYTTREIRIRTEIINNIISIYERYGFDPIETPLFEYSEALGKFLPDEDRPNEGVFSIQDDDDQWMSLRYDLTAPLARHVAENFEKIIFPYRTYRIGPVFRNEKPGPGRFRQFIQCDIDNIGSAGKTSDAEMCMMMADTLEAVGIKRKYYQININNRKILDGILEKIGLDKNNKIKERLTVLRAIDKLDKLGTQGVESLLGKGRKDDSGDFTIGANLAPEQINVIMSFISIDCEKSIKDLYELIKGTNYGEEGLDELISITELTSKAGYNTDRIKISPNVVRGLEYYTGCVYEANLQFSVMNKKKQPVVFGAVGGGGRYDGLISRFKDGKVPATGFSIGLSRLIVALESLENLEKKIELGPVLITVMDNDIESINKYQEYTQLLRKGGIRAEMFQGSVKNFGNQLKYADRRNCPLAIIQGKRELSQGMVQIKDLIKGKELSQEIKNNKHWRESQLAQIMVSEHELVSTVKKILYDKNIDK; this is translated from the coding sequence ATGGAGAAAGAAGTCAAAATTAAAGCAGAATTACCTCGTGGATTTGTTGACTATACAACACGTGAAATACGTATTCGAACAGAAATTATAAATAATATTATAAGTATATATGAACGCTATGGATTCGATCCTATAGAGACACCCTTATTTGAATATTCTGAAGCTCTAGGCAAATTTCTTCCAGATGAAGATAGGCCTAATGAGGGTGTTTTTTCTATTCAAGATGATGATGATCAATGGATGAGCCTACGTTATGACCTAACAGCACCTTTAGCGCGTCATGTTGCAGAAAATTTTGAAAAAATAATATTTCCGTACCGTACATATAGAATTGGTCCAGTTTTTCGCAATGAGAAACCAGGACCAGGAAGATTTAGGCAATTCATACAATGTGACATAGATAATATCGGATCAGCAGGAAAAACATCTGATGCAGAAATGTGCATGATGATGGCTGATACACTAGAAGCTGTAGGAATAAAACGTAAATATTATCAAATTAATATAAATAATCGAAAAATACTTGATGGAATATTAGAAAAAATTGGACTTGATAAAAATAATAAAATTAAAGAGAGACTAACTGTACTACGTGCAATCGATAAGTTAGACAAGTTAGGAACACAAGGGGTAGAATCTTTACTTGGAAAAGGACGTAAGGATGATTCTGGCGACTTCACTATAGGAGCTAATCTCGCGCCAGAACAAATTAATGTTATTATGTCTTTTATCTCAATCGATTGCGAAAAATCTATCAAAGATTTATACGAATTGATAAAAGGAACAAATTATGGAGAAGAAGGACTAGATGAACTAATAAGTATTACTGAACTAACTTCGAAAGCGGGATATAATACAGATCGTATTAAAATATCACCAAATGTTGTCAGAGGACTTGAATACTATACAGGATGTGTATACGAAGCTAATTTACAATTTTCAGTCATGAATAAGAAAAAACAACCTGTAGTTTTTGGAGCTGTTGGAGGTGGCGGTCGTTATGATGGGCTTATATCACGATTTAAAGATGGAAAAGTACCAGCAACTGGTTTTTCCATAGGACTATCGCGTCTTATAGTTGCATTAGAAAGCCTAGAAAACTTAGAAAAAAAAATAGAACTAGGACCCGTACTGATAACTGTAATGGATAATGATATTGAAAGCATTAATAAATATCAAGAATATACTCAATTATTGCGTAAAGGAGGTATACGCGCAGAAATGTTTCAAGGATCTGTTAAAAATTTTGGGAATCAATTAAAATACGCAGATAGACGCAATTGTCCTCTTGCTATTATTCAAGGCAAGAGAGAATTATCTCAGGGAATGGTTCAAATAAAAGATTTAATTAAAGGGAAAGAATTGTCACAAGAAATTAAAAATAATAAACATTGGCGCGAATCTCAATTAGCACAAATAATGGTATCTGAGCATGAATTAGTGTCCACAGTTAAAAAGATTCTATATGATAAGAATATTGATAAATAG
- the murA gene encoding UDP-N-acetylglucosamine 1-carboxyvinyltransferase, with translation MDRINVIGGNQLNGIIPISGAKNASLPLMIASLLTSEALILDNLPDLADVKILRLILESHGVEISNHKSDDDYNNYTSSMLFSCRNITNITSSYDLVSKIRAGFWLIGPLLARKGHARISFPGGCPIGLRPVNLFIDSLKSLGAIINIDGDYVDARVPSNGLVGTYYTFPRVSVGATQVMMMAASLANGDTYINNAACEPEVIDLANCLNAMGAKIFGIGSPTIKIEGVTSLSGARHKIIPDRIEAGTYALAVAMVGGDVVLQMTDISLLDTVFKVMRCSGVKIDPVDEGVRIRWNGDRLFPVDIATSPFPGFPTDLQAQFMATMCCSNGISHITETIFENRFMHVQELSRLGARIFITGRTARVEGVSQLRGAPVIATDLRASVSLVIAALAAKGKTEISRVYHLDRGFEDLEHKLSRCGALIERICI, from the coding sequence ATGGATCGTATAAATGTTATAGGAGGTAATCAATTAAACGGGATTATCCCCATTTCTGGAGCAAAAAACGCTTCTTTGCCATTAATGATAGCATCTTTATTAACTAGTGAAGCGTTAATATTAGATAATTTGCCTGATTTGGCAGATGTAAAAATACTTAGGCTTATTTTAGAATCTCACGGGGTTGAGATATCTAACCATAAGTCAGATGATGATTATAATAATTATACTTCCAGTATGTTATTTAGTTGTCGCAATATTACTAATATTACTTCATCATATGATCTTGTTTCTAAAATAAGAGCAGGATTTTGGTTGATTGGTCCATTATTAGCTAGAAAAGGTCACGCTCGTATATCTTTTCCAGGTGGATGTCCAATTGGACTAAGGCCTGTAAATTTATTCATTGATTCGCTAAAATCTCTTGGTGCTATTATAAATATTGATGGTGATTACGTGGATGCTCGTGTTCCTAGCAATGGATTAGTTGGAACATATTATACCTTTCCTAGAGTATCTGTTGGCGCAACACAAGTTATGATGATGGCAGCTAGTTTAGCTAATGGTGATACTTATATTAATAACGCGGCATGTGAACCAGAGGTAATAGATCTTGCCAATTGTCTTAATGCTATGGGAGCTAAAATTTTTGGTATCGGCTCTCCTACCATTAAAATAGAGGGTGTTACAAGTTTATCAGGAGCTCGTCATAAAATTATTCCTGATAGAATAGAAGCTGGAACTTATGCTCTTGCTGTAGCAATGGTAGGAGGAGATGTAGTATTGCAAATGACAGATATTTCCCTTTTGGATACAGTTTTTAAAGTGATGCGTTGTTCTGGGGTTAAGATAGATCCTGTTGATGAAGGTGTTCGTATACGCTGGAATGGTGATAGGCTTTTTCCAGTCGATATTGCCACATCTCCTTTCCCTGGTTTTCCAACTGATCTACAGGCGCAATTTATGGCTACTATGTGTTGTTCTAATGGGATTTCTCATATTACTGAAACTATTTTTGAGAATCGATTTATGCATGTTCAAGAATTATCTCGTCTTGGTGCCAGAATATTTATTACTGGTAGAACTGCAAGAGTTGAAGGAGTTAGTCAACTGAGGGGCGCTCCTGTTATTGCAACGGACTTGCGAGCTTCTGTTTCATTAGTCATAGCTGCATTAGCTGCTAAAGGTAAAACGGAAATTTCTCGCGTTTACCATCTTGATCGCGGATTTGAAGATTTGGAACATAAATTGAGCAGATGCGGTGCGTTGATAGAACGTATATGCATTTAA